Proteins encoded within one genomic window of Halorussus salilacus:
- the trxA gene encoding thioredoxin has product MTNEATPETNETADEPVQVQGREEFDELVGDEAVVLVDFYADWCGPCQMLAPVVDSLAAETDATVAKVDVDANQKLAGAYGVQGVPTLLLFADGEAVERVVGVRPKEQLASLIGEYAE; this is encoded by the coding sequence ATGACGAACGAAGCTACTCCGGAAACGAACGAAACCGCAGACGAACCCGTTCAGGTACAGGGTCGAGAGGAGTTCGACGAGCTCGTCGGCGACGAGGCGGTCGTGCTCGTGGACTTCTACGCCGACTGGTGTGGCCCCTGCCAGATGCTCGCGCCCGTCGTCGACTCGCTCGCGGCCGAGACCGACGCGACCGTCGCGAAGGTCGACGTCGACGCGAACCAGAAGCTCGCTGGCGCGTACGGCGTTCAGGGCGTCCCGACGCTGCTCCTGTTCGCCGACGGCGAGGCCGTCGAGCGGGTCGTCGGCGTCCGGCCGAAAGAACAGCTCGCGTCCCTCATCGGGGAGTACGCCGAGTAG